Proteins from a single region of Oceanispirochaeta sp. M1:
- the gtfA gene encoding sucrose phosphorylase, with amino-acid sequence MKNGIQLITYPDSLGGNLKELHQALAGPLDGCVTGVHILPFFPSSGDRGFSPLGYKEVDPAFGNWEDIRRISSKYDLIVDFMINHLSRQSDEFKDFSENGDESPWSELFLPVDRVKPEGEFSKEELAEIYTRKPRAPWIDIHHKDGTPRSVWCTFSEEQIDLDVNSETGKKYILDSLNFLAEQGTAMIRLDAFAYVTKKAGTSCFFLEPEIWEILGGLREEMAKGNVELLPEIHEHYSIPMKLAEKGYGVYDFALPMLLLHALYSGRADRLGDWFAKCPAHQFTTLDTHDGIGVVDVADLLTPEEVDATCKALYEKGSNVNRRYSSEEYNNLDIYQINCTYYSALGEDDKAYLLARAIQFFAPGTPQVYYVGILAGSNDIDLVEETKNGRDINRHGFSLEEIKHEIERPVVSALIKLMKLRNTHPAFSGDFKILKASPEGELIILRTLGDNSVRLEANLGTKEFEISMKEGCWDFPGL; translated from the coding sequence ATGAAAAACGGTATTCAGCTCATTACCTATCCCGACAGTCTCGGGGGAAATCTTAAAGAACTGCATCAGGCGCTGGCAGGTCCCCTGGACGGCTGCGTTACTGGTGTACATATTCTTCCTTTTTTTCCCTCCTCGGGAGATAGAGGATTTTCCCCTCTCGGATATAAAGAGGTAGATCCCGCCTTCGGGAATTGGGAAGATATCAGAAGGATCTCATCTAAGTATGATCTGATAGTTGATTTTATGATCAATCATCTTTCCAGACAGTCTGATGAGTTTAAGGATTTTTCTGAAAATGGGGATGAGAGCCCCTGGTCCGAACTCTTTCTGCCTGTGGACCGGGTTAAGCCTGAAGGTGAATTCTCAAAGGAAGAGCTTGCGGAAATATATACTCGTAAACCCCGTGCTCCCTGGATAGATATCCACCATAAGGACGGCACTCCCCGCAGTGTCTGGTGTACCTTTTCTGAAGAGCAGATCGATCTCGATGTCAATTCGGAAACTGGAAAAAAATATATTCTGGACAGTCTGAATTTTCTGGCTGAACAGGGTACGGCCATGATCCGTCTGGATGCCTTTGCCTATGTAACCAAGAAAGCCGGAACCTCCTGTTTTTTTCTGGAACCCGAAATTTGGGAGATTCTGGGAGGTCTGAGAGAGGAGATGGCCAAGGGGAATGTAGAGCTTCTCCCTGAGATTCATGAGCATTATTCCATCCCCATGAAACTGGCTGAAAAGGGGTATGGAGTCTATGACTTTGCCCTGCCCATGCTGTTACTTCATGCATTGTACAGCGGAAGGGCCGACAGGCTGGGTGATTGGTTTGCCAAGTGTCCCGCTCATCAATTTACAACTCTGGATACACATGACGGTATCGGTGTGGTGGATGTGGCTGATCTTCTGACTCCTGAAGAGGTGGATGCAACCTGTAAAGCCCTCTATGAGAAGGGTTCTAATGTAAATAGACGCTATAGCTCCGAAGAGTATAATAACCTTGATATCTATCAGATCAACTGTACCTACTATTCCGCCCTTGGAGAGGATGACAAGGCTTATCTATTGGCACGGGCCATACAGTTTTTTGCACCCGGTACGCCTCAGGTTTATTATGTGGGGATCCTCGCCGGGTCCAATGATATAGACCTTGTGGAAGAGACAAAGAATGGTCGGGACATAAATCGTCACGGTTTTTCTCTTGAAGAGATTAAGCATGAAATTGAAAGACCCGTTGTTTCGGCTCTTATAAAACTGATGAAACTGAGAAATACCCATCCTGCGTTCAGCGGGGACTTTAAGATTCTAAAAGCATCACCTGAAGGTGAACTTATTATCCTCAGGACTCTTGGGGATAATTCTGTCCGGCTGGAGGCTAATCTCGGGACCAAAGAGTTTGAAATCTCGATGAAAGAGGGCTGCTGGGATTTTCCGGGGTTATAG
- a CDS encoding carbohydrate ABC transporter permease, whose product MKISKHNIALELITALLFLAFLFPFFIVLINSAKDAFQITINPLGMPEDWSQIGRNIVGIWTNKNIRYPGSFQSSIIITVVSLLAITVLSSQAAWVLVRTKTKLSNMIFFIFVAAMVIPFQIVMFPLLSWFRTVHVVTGIKLLRTYFGMVLAYVGFGCSLSVFLYHGFIKSIPFELEEAAKIDGCNRFQTFYIIISPILRPIHATVMVLNGIWIWNDYLLPLLVLGKGNKIQTIPLAVANFAGAYVKQWDLILTAILMAMIPIVIFFLAAQKHIIKGMVAGSIK is encoded by the coding sequence ATGAAAATATCCAAACATAACATTGCACTTGAATTGATTACGGCCCTTCTTTTTCTGGCCTTCCTGTTTCCCTTCTTCATTGTTCTGATCAACTCTGCCAAAGATGCCTTTCAGATTACTATCAATCCATTGGGCATGCCTGAAGACTGGAGTCAGATAGGAAGAAATATAGTCGGGATCTGGACTAATAAAAATATCAGGTATCCCGGTTCTTTCCAATCATCAATAATCATCACCGTTGTCTCTCTTCTGGCGATCACTGTCCTTTCCAGCCAGGCCGCCTGGGTCCTTGTTCGGACAAAGACTAAATTATCCAACATGATCTTTTTTATATTTGTTGCCGCCATGGTAATCCCTTTTCAGATCGTTATGTTCCCTCTGCTTTCCTGGTTTCGAACAGTACATGTTGTAACTGGAATCAAGCTTCTGAGAACTTACTTTGGAATGGTTCTGGCCTATGTCGGATTCGGCTGCTCTCTGTCGGTCTTTCTGTATCATGGATTTATCAAGTCTATTCCCTTTGAACTGGAAGAGGCTGCTAAAATTGACGGCTGTAATCGTTTTCAGACCTTTTATATTATTATCTCACCCATCCTCAGACCGATTCATGCCACAGTAATGGTTCTGAATGGAATCTGGATATGGAATGACTATCTTCTTCCTCTTCTTGTACTGGGTAAAGGGAACAAAATACAGACCATACCTCTGGCAGTAGCAAACTTTGCCGGTGCCTATGTCAAACAGTGGGACCTTATACTTACCGCGATCCTGATGGCCATGATTCCTATTGTTATCTTTTTCCTGGCCGCACAGAAACACATCATCAAAGGTATGGTTGCCGGCTCCATTAAATAA